The DNA region TCTGTTTCCTAAACTCAAATATACAGGATACAGTAGTTTATCTGAGTGACATTTTGGTCATCAAAGTAGCTGATTTAACAAATGTCCTCTGATAAATTCCCCACCGATCATTTTGTAAGTGCaggttttgtatgttttctctGGATGAACATTTAAATGAGACGTAGACCAGCGATCAGTATGCATCAGGTTAAATAGTTGTGTGTCCATTTATCACAGCACTCATCATCAGGCTCACACAGCGTCACTGAAAATCAACTAACAGCTCTATGAATAACTTGTCCATAAAAAGTAATTTGGGCGCTCAGAGAGTCTATTTTAACCTGATCAAGGAGGACGATATTTCTAATTCTGGCTGCTGGTATAATTGTATGTTTAGTTATCAAACATCAAGACTACCGGTGAGGTGACGGGCCCGCTGCCAACACTGCAAAATGTCCTTAATTGCCaagaaaaacactaaaaacaaatacttatttataataaagtatacaAGATGAACACTTTTAGATATGTAAGATTAACCACAAGTTCAAGgaaacattgtgttttataCAGTCATCAAATAATTTAAAGCTGCTTGTCAAACGGTTGAATCGCTTCAGAAACCCACTCCCCATCCGACAATTTCTGTGCCTTTCCGAATCAGATAATCCGACACTCACACTCACTTAACGGCGCCACTTTTGTGCAACACAATGTCTGTCCTCCAGGAGAGACTGACTGAAAATGTGCGCCACTATCCACGTATTGAAACAATAGTTAAAGCTGTTTTTTCACTCCGTATGTTGTACGAACTTGTTACAACGGTTCATCACGTTACGAACCGCTGGAGCTTAACCCGACCCTTGTAACTTGAACAATTCTCCAGAGATGAACTTACCTGATGAGATCTTTGATATCTTGGGCGACGTGATGGGAAACGGCAAGTCACTGTtgggagaaaaggaggaaatgATGAGTGATTTTAATTTGGGTTAAATCCAAAAAGATCTGCGATTAGACTCCTTACAAAAGATCATAACTAAACTTTAGCTCCGACACAAGACAAATAAAAGTAGTGTGAGGTTCTGGCAGAATATTatcatgacctctgacctctctaaAAATCCAATCCTTATAGCTTATAATTTTGGAAAAGTGTGTTATAGATGAAATTTAGTTTTcttatgtttttattgaatCCTTGGAAGCTGTAAAGTATAATTTCAAACATATAAAGttagctttaaaatgacatttattctatactctaaatatatttactgttgaGATCACTATATATATAATCTTTTCTTTGTGTAAAAGGCATCTGATccagtgtatttttttattttttgcaattttacttttactgacatttttaaaccactttattatccctttaaatgcaaaactgagaaaacaaacattaacaaaATGTCAACTAAAGCTCCACTTATTCACTTGTTCTCGAGCCATCCTGTGatatggttgaaagctccagaacaagcGAGTAAGCGGATCTTGAGTTGAGGTTGTTTCCAAAGATCAAGACTGAGTCTCACCTCTCGGAGGATCGGCACACGTCCATGTCGCTGGTGGAGGTGACCTCGTTGCAGGCGAGGCTCTGCGGCTCAGGTCTAGAGGAGTCTGGGACCTGGACCGGAGGGGAAGCTGGAACCAGGGTGTCcgtgtgctgctgctgacaggcGGCGGTGACCTCCATGCTTTCTTCTGATTCCAGGTTCATCGTGAGCTCAGCGGGGGCCGCCTGGGGAAGCTCCACCATGTGTTTGGCGTCTTCTTTCTCAAGTGTGTCGGTCGGAAATAGGCGCCTGGAGGCCTCCTCAACCAGCTCCATGTTCacgtctccctctctgtcttctgaCGGCGGAGTGGAGGTGCTGACCTGGGAGCTCCCGCTGGGTCTCCTGCGTGGTCGAGGCCACCGCGGCCTCAAGCCCTCTCCGTCTATCTCGGTGTCGCTGCTCTCGGGCTGCTCCGTCCCTTGGGCCTTCTTCAacaccttcctcttcttcagcttCCTCACGCGCTTCCCGCTCCTCAGTTCAGGCGGAGAGGGAGGCAGGTTGAGGACTGAGGGGGCTGAGGGGGGCTCAAAGGACGGTGTGGCTGCGCAGTCGACAACACTCCCCACCTCAGAGCTCCTCCTGCTGGCCAAGAGAGACTTTAGGGGGGATTTGGAGTCAGGCAGAGAGTTCCTGGTTGCCTGTATGGCCTTTTCCATGGTCTCAACCAGACCTGACAAGCTCTCTTTGCAGTCCGCAGGCGTGTTAAAGTTCTCCCAGTTATGATCTGTGTTAGTTTGGTACGGCTCAGACTTTCTCTCAGGAGATGGCTGGAAATTAAGGGCAGGATCTGCAAGAGTTTCAGAAGCACATGGATCAGATGAACAGAAATGGAGAGTGTGTTGCTCTGGAGTGGTGCTGTGAGCACAGTGGGTCATATCGTCCACGGGGTCCATCGCTGAGCTGACGTGGACCGGAGACTGAGGCTCCTGCTTGATAACTACGGGCATGAAGGGAAggctggaggagggaggggaggcagGAGGACTTGGACAgggagcagcaggagcagcaacagcagtgtCTGTGACAGCGGGGAGCAGCATGGAGGAGGGCGTGTGTGGCTCAGCTTCTACTGAATCCATCCTTTCTTCTTTCAGTTTGATCTGAGGTGCACCCTCCAAACCACCTGtataaaaaaatgcacaataaacacttaATTCCTCTGTTTATTTCAGTTTGTAGTCACTGGTAGTAAAAGTTACCATTTAATATCATAATGTCATGTATTCCATACTAATGTCCTCACCTTGCATCCCTTTCAGTAACTCGATGCGcttgtttctcagtgtggtcATCTCTCCAGACATCTGGGTGAGACAAAATCATACAGTGAACAGTGAATATTTCTGCTTGTTAAGTGGGtaatatataacataatatgGAGATTAATGACATAGGAACATGACATGAAACTAGAAGcaagttgttttcattaatttaaactgtaTTATTAACTATTAGGTCGACTGTTTGTCCTACAATGAAAgttaataatgttatttttgacCCTTCACTACATCAAAAGAACAAATAATGAAGTAGCTGGCAAGACATCAAACACTCGCTAAGCTCAGCAAACTGTGGACATCTGCTCCAACTGCACCGGCCTCAAAACCAGGCAACTCTCCAGGAGAGAATCAGCCACTCAGTGGAAGAACtaacactcacacatgcacaccaacCTGCTCTTGAAtcaaaatgaaaagtgaaagtgacacATGTAGGTACTTTTATCACAACTCTTTTTACCTGCTGTTTAACCACCATGAGACGCTGCACCTCTATGTAGGCGGCCTCCAGCGCGGCACGGGCCTGGATCAGGCTTGTGTCCATGGTCTGCAGCGAGCGACTCAGCTCTTCTTCCCGCAGAgacacagccagcagctggtcgATCTGTGAACGCTCTGCACACACAGGCACCAAAAGATGCTCATTATGAACCATCGGCAACTTGGCACAAGTTTTGTTGTCTTAAAATCAATTTAGATTGAAGATGCCAAATCCTTCCACCAAAATCGTTAAATTACATGAGCGGAGACAATATACTACAGacaaaaaacatatacatttcACTCTCAAAAAGTGAAacgatacagtatatatgactTGTTAATGCCACAGAACTCATAGATACTAACCTTTTTTGGATTTGACTTTCCTTCTTTTGCTGTTGTGTTCCAAGCAAGACGTCTCTGCACTTGGAACGTCCTAcaagggagaaagaaaagagtcaCATGCTGCCTGttttaaagtattaaagtagAGAAATAAAAGTGGTTATTGGTCACACagacctttttttaaaagagtactccaccgatttagcattgcactcctgTAACACTGTCACTAATGATGGACAGTTTTTATAAAAAAGGATAATAATTGATGCAGAAGAAACAGAGATATCGTCATTTTTATTCCATGCGTTCTGCTTCACCttgcacatacatacattacccacaatgcaactagACTGCTGACAGTTTGGTAGGATATTCAGATGTTATGCTAGTGCCAACTACTGTAGCCTCGAGCcgctagcctcaagcagagatgaggagcggaCTACAGAGGTCTCCCTCGTTTCTAAGAAacaggttttttagttttcaaacttttaataacatttatatttatcagacttcacacagctcGTCTAGATACAACGTTTTTAGCTGTAAACAGAAtcggtggagttcccctttaataacaCCGTTTCCTTTACTCACCCCggctgctctcctcctcttccctgtcCCCTGGCCATCGTACAGCTCCGTCCCCGAGCTGCTGTCCCCGAGCACCGAATCAGACCGCTGGAGGGCCTTCACCGTCACAGAGGTCAGCTTCTCCGGCTGCTTCTTTGCTTTAGCCTCAAACTGGCCGAGCATCTGCTCCACCTCTTTCTCTTCACGCTGATTGTCTTTGGGATTGGGAGAACCGGAGGACGCCTGCGGCTCTGAGCTGAGGGCCTCTCTTTGCTCCGTCTCCTTTGACATGAAGGATGTAAACAGGGAGTGAGTGGACGCAGGAGCGATGCTGCTTTCTGATAAGGAGCGTTTTCGGGAGGCGGGGTTGTCCATCAGCGACTCCCACTGGAAACCCTCCACCAGGGGAATGCCCTCTTCCTCCTGGCTCTGGTCCTCCTGGCTCTGGTCCTCCTGGTCGATTGGCACCATCTCGATCCCAAACCTGCAGGACGGACAGGACATAACATTAGCAActgaaatttaaaaatgaatgttgaAAGAATGCAAACTCCAAATGTAAGACTCACCTTGGCATGCCTTTCCCTTTGTCCTGCTTCTTCCTGACCTCCTGGTACACCTGATCCCAGTTCACGTTGCGTCGAGACCCGGAGGAGCTGATGAGCTGCCGTACAGTCGGTTTGAGTCCGGAATCCTtttccgtgtcactcctccgcGACTCGCTCAGGTTTCTCACCCGTCTGGCGATGTTCAGGTTAGGCTCGTGGCCACCTGTTTTGCTCTTGGAACTGATGTGTTTGGTCAGATCACGTTTCAGGACGGGAGGCAGGTCGAGTTTGGACAGACCTGCCGCGTTTGACCCGGAGACCGTCTGAGCTTCACCGCTTCTGGAGGTGTCGCTCTCGGAGCTCTGTCCGGCCTGCATGGCTTCATCTGGTGCTACCGGGTGTGTTTCCTTCTCCGCTCTTATCCTgttctcctcgtctcctcggcTCGAGGCTGCCGGCTCTGAGCTCTCCATGGTCGAGGTGCTGACTTGCAGTGATTGGAGAAACTGGCTGCTGTCTGAAGATTGCAATGTGGGCTTTTCTGGCCTGACAGACTCAGGCAGATTTGGTTTAGCTGCGCTCTGCCTGTTTTCTTTATTCACTCCTATCTGACTCTGAtccctctgctgctcctccacatTGTGCAGCAACGTTTCCATCCTGTTGTTTCTACAGCTATCCAAAGAGCCTCTCTTTTCGCACACAATCTTTCTCGCTTTCCTGAACGTTTCTAGGAGCTGCTGTTCTTTCCTCAACTGAAGGAGCCCGACAGGCGGCGCCTGGGGGCTGAACTCACTCTGCTTTGATTTTGACTGTGCGTGCGCTTGACTGCTGAGTTGTGCTCCGCTGTTGAGACCAGGAACTGAGGACATCTTCCAATCTTTATGTGGCAATGGCTTGTTTGCCTTCTGATTGGAGGGACCAGATGTGGCGTTCTGGTGGCCATCTCTCTGAGTGCTGCTgcttctactgctgctgctgttgcttccATCTCTGGGTTTGGTTTTGGGGTTCTTTTTATGCTTCCCTTTCTCTTCCACACTTTGTCCACTCGAGCTCAGCTGCCCCGGTTTCTGTTCAGGTCGTGATTGCCTGTTCAAAGCGCTGGTTTCCTGTGCCTTGTCTTGTTTCTGGGGATTATGGACTTTCGTGGACTTCTCTAATGAGTTTGCATCCTTGTGGGGTACAGATTCAGAACCCTTTGTGACTGGATAAGGTGACCAGCGACAGGCTTTGTCCAGCTTCGGATTGCTACCGAAGGTCTTAGAGCTCTTACTGCTGCTGTGGTCCGGTTCTGCTGTTTGCCCCTCCTTATTCTGAAGCCCATCACCCTGCTGACCGCCCAGCTCATTGCCTGTATTTTGAAACGGGTTAAGAGCTCGCGCAAATAAATT from Sebastes umbrosus isolate fSebUmb1 chromosome 16, fSebUmb1.pri, whole genome shotgun sequence includes:
- the znf106a gene encoding zinc finger protein 106 codes for the protein MARERKCILCETVHSAKQEMDEHMRSMLHHRELEKLKGRDCGHECRVCKVTVVSLTDYASHISSPTHKQNVEAAEQKHAGNDRDEDYFDRALVDLIENRKEKIRKEKEAAAAAKLAKEEEDRKRKEEFQQKLKEAKERYRLDCAWKQQSQAGFGGSSHNKTWYRSNQCNAIAGEAQPWQHSRQGKSATWHAQEPPNFQKWASGEFGAVNFHSQEGLGNRQWDQGAICGNQRSRLPWLSNGGSSNGVYGRNNISQNLQWSRPLSLLGPCPAYPPPPNLFARALNPFQNTGNELGGQQGDGLQNKEGQTAEPDHSSSKSSKTFGSNPKLDKACRWSPYPVTKGSESVPHKDANSLEKSTKVHNPQKQDKAQETSALNRQSRPEQKPGQLSSSGQSVEEKGKHKKNPKTKPRDGSNSSSSRSSSTQRDGHQNATSGPSNQKANKPLPHKDWKMSSVPGLNSGAQLSSQAHAQSKSKQSEFSPQAPPVGLLQLRKEQQLLETFRKARKIVCEKRGSLDSCRNNRMETLLHNVEEQQRDQSQIGVNKENRQSAAKPNLPESVRPEKPTLQSSDSSQFLQSLQVSTSTMESSEPAASSRGDEENRIRAEKETHPVAPDEAMQAGQSSESDTSRSGEAQTVSGSNAAGLSKLDLPPVLKRDLTKHISSKSKTGGHEPNLNIARRVRNLSESRRSDTEKDSGLKPTVRQLISSSGSRRNVNWDQVYQEVRKKQDKGKGMPRFGIEMVPIDQEDQSQEDQSQEEEGIPLVEGFQWESLMDNPASRKRSLSESSIAPASTHSLFTSFMSKETEQREALSSEPQASSGSPNPKDNQREEKEVEQMLGQFEAKAKKQPEKLTSVTVKALQRSDSVLGDSSSGTELYDGQGTGKRRRAAGDVPSAETSCLEHNSKRRKVKSKKERSQIDQLLAVSLREEELSRSLQTMDTSLIQARAALEAAYIEVQRLMVVKQQMSGEMTTLRNKRIELLKGMQGGLEGAPQIKLKEERMDSVEAEPHTPSSMLLPAVTDTAVAAPAAPCPSPPASPPSSSLPFMPVVIKQEPQSPVHVSSAMDPVDDMTHCAHSTTPEQHTLHFCSSDPCASETLADPALNFQPSPERKSEPYQTNTDHNWENFNTPADCKESLSGLVETMEKAIQATRNSLPDSKSPLKSLLASRRSSEVGSVVDCAATPSFEPPSAPSVLNLPPSPPELRSGKRVRKLKKRKVLKKAQGTEQPESSDTEIDGEGLRPRWPRPRRRPSGSSQVSTSTPPSEDREGDVNMELVEEASRRLFPTDTLEKEDAKHMVELPQAAPAELTMNLESEESMEVTAACQQQHTDTLVPASPPVQVPDSSRPEPQSLACNEVTSTSDMDVCRSSESDLPFPITSPKISKISSDASSDHGEDDLPTEGVFEGHQEAVNAMQIYNGLLYTCSGDRTVKAFDLVSHKCVGVFEGHSSKVSCLLVSAAPSLHHRLYSGSSDQTICCYSLKTRELEQQFHLPDRVLCLHSRWRTLYAGLANGTVVTFNLKTNKQMDVFECHGPRSVSCLASSQEGARRILLVGSYDSTISVRDAKSGLLLRTLEGHTKTVLCMKVINDLVFSGSSDQCVYAHNIHTGELVRVYKGHSHAVTVVSVLGKVMVTACLDKLVRVYDLQSHDQLQVYGGHKDMVMCMSIHKNMIYTGCYDGSVQAVKLNLMQNYRCWWHGCSLVFGMMEHLKQHLINDHTSTNSQTLKCRWKNCEEFFCARNSSKQGMPVHMQKHAAEETALEP